In one window of Kitasatospora sp. MMS16-BH015 DNA:
- a CDS encoding DMT family transporter: protein MPTTSEPTVGVPADALAMPPAPKGEPAGERGSWRRRGAGTEPGAAPPGQPTLLRKNPLRRLGVIPAPLLCVGAMFTVQLGIALSRPLFGPLGVGGATFLRITVAAAILLAVTRPRLRGRSPRQLAAAALLGLTSGGMTLLFAGAVDRLPMGTAATIEFLGPLSVALAFSRRLSHLLWALLAAGGVALLTLLGEGGHAGGGLDPVGLLCAFGAAACYAGYILFTDKVGAVFEGFEGLAVSFGVAAVALAPFGLGPAWHGLAASPHPWLLLLAVAGVALLLPVIPYALEMTAVRRLGQRVFSVLVSLEPAVSALVGLVVLGQLLGGPQLAGIACVVAASVGATLTGRR, encoded by the coding sequence ATGCCTACCACCAGCGAGCCCACCGTCGGCGTTCCCGCCGACGCCCTGGCCATGCCGCCCGCCCCCAAGGGCGAGCCCGCCGGCGAGCGCGGCAGCTGGCGACGACGTGGTGCGGGGACGGAACCGGGCGCAGCACCGCCGGGGCAGCCGACACTGCTCCGGAAGAACCCGCTGCGGCGCCTGGGAGTCATCCCGGCGCCGCTTCTCTGTGTCGGGGCGATGTTCACCGTGCAGCTGGGCATCGCGCTCTCCCGGCCGCTGTTCGGGCCGCTCGGGGTGGGCGGGGCGACCTTCCTGCGGATCACGGTGGCCGCCGCGATCCTGCTGGCCGTGACCCGGCCCCGACTGCGCGGGCGCAGCCCGCGCCAGCTGGCGGCGGCGGCGCTGCTCGGGCTGACCTCGGGCGGGATGACCCTGCTCTTCGCCGGGGCGGTGGACCGGCTGCCGATGGGCACCGCCGCCACCATCGAGTTCCTCGGCCCGCTGAGCGTGGCGCTGGCCTTCTCCCGACGGCTGAGCCACCTGCTCTGGGCGCTGCTCGCGGCCGGCGGGGTGGCCCTGCTCACCCTGCTGGGAGAAGGGGGTCACGCGGGCGGCGGGCTCGACCCGGTCGGGCTGCTCTGCGCCTTCGGGGCGGCCGCCTGCTACGCCGGGTACATCCTCTTCACCGACAAGGTGGGGGCGGTCTTCGAGGGCTTCGAGGGCCTGGCCGTCTCCTTCGGGGTGGCCGCCGTGGCGCTGGCCCCGTTCGGCCTCGGGCCGGCCTGGCACGGCCTGGCCGCCTCGCCGCACCCCTGGCTGCTGCTGCTCGCGGTGGCCGGGGTGGCGCTGCTGCTGCCGGTGATCCCGTACGCGCTGGAGATGACGGCGGTGCGGCGGCTGGGCCAGCGGGTGTTCAGCGTGCTGGTCAGCCTGGAGCCGGCGGTGAGCGCGCTGGTCGGCCTGGTGGTGCTCGGGCAGCTGCTCGGCGGGCCGCAGCTGGCCGGGATCGCCTGCGTGGTGGCCGCCAGCGTGGGCGCGACCCTCACCGGCCGACGGTAG
- a CDS encoding DUF1906 domain-containing protein, whose amino-acid sequence MRYLAPASLATATLVLLLALAPMAPLDPGPAEPGRRVELAGAARAAPVPPPTVLSDPRKKREALPVKVFTGAGFDACNAPELATMRAWREASPYRAVGVYVSGGQRACDQHRLTADWVRQVRAMGWLLVPTHVGLQAPCSTAKQKPHRIDPATAVDQGRAEAAEAARAVRALGLGQGSPVYLDIESYPRGDAACAKAVVDFTLGWTQALHAAGYHSGFYSSADSGVRDLAAAARAGNSPMPDVVWYARWDDRAATDGNGALGADQWVYHQRIHQHRGDVQETYGGATLAIDRNQLDGLVAT is encoded by the coding sequence ATGCGCTACTTGGCCCCGGCGTCCCTGGCGACGGCCACCCTCGTCCTGCTGCTCGCCCTCGCCCCGATGGCGCCGCTCGACCCCGGACCGGCCGAGCCGGGTCGCCGGGTCGAGCTCGCCGGGGCGGCCCGGGCCGCCCCCGTCCCGCCGCCCACCGTGCTCTCCGACCCGCGCAAGAAGCGCGAGGCGCTGCCCGTCAAGGTCTTCACCGGCGCCGGCTTCGACGCCTGCAACGCCCCCGAGCTGGCCACCATGCGGGCCTGGCGGGAGGCCTCCCCGTACCGGGCCGTGGGCGTCTACGTGAGCGGCGGCCAGCGAGCGTGCGACCAGCACCGGCTCACCGCCGACTGGGTCCGCCAGGTGCGGGCGATGGGCTGGCTGCTGGTGCCCACCCACGTCGGCCTGCAGGCCCCGTGCAGCACCGCCAAGCAGAAGCCGCACCGGATCGACCCGGCCACCGCCGTGGACCAGGGCCGGGCCGAGGCCGCCGAGGCGGCCCGGGCGGTGCGCGCCCTGGGCCTGGGCCAGGGCAGCCCGGTCTACCTGGACATCGAGAGCTACCCGCGCGGGGACGCGGCCTGCGCCAAGGCCGTGGTCGACTTCACCCTCGGCTGGACCCAGGCCCTGCACGCGGCCGGCTACCACTCCGGCTTCTACTCCAGCGCCGACTCCGGCGTCCGCGACCTGGCCGCCGCCGCCCGCGCGGGCAACTCCCCGATGCCGGACGTGGTCTGGTACGCCCGCTGGGACGACCGGGCCGCCACCGACGGCAACGGCGCGCTCGGGGCCGACCAGTGGGTCTACCACCAGCGGATCCACCAGCACCGCGGCGACGTGCAGGAGACGTACGGTGGAGCCACCCTGGCGATCGACCGCAACCAGCTCGACGGTCTGGTGGCGACCTGA
- a CDS encoding long-chain fatty acid--CoA ligase has protein sequence MFSTMQDVPLTVARILQHGSTIHGRSTVTTWDGTGPQVRSYAEVGARAAQLAHALRDELGVPDGSVIATLMWNNAEHLEAYLAIPSMGSVLHTLNLRLPAHQLAYIVNHAADQVIIVDGSVLPLLAGVLPELAPTLRHVVVNGPYDPALLAGFAGGVHGYEELIADRPTEYPWRTDLDEREAAAICYTSGTTGDPKGVVYSHRSIYLHAMQLTSADSFALSGRDTALPVVPMFHVNAWGLPHASFMVGADLLMPDRFLQPAPLAAMIDRVRPTLSAAVPTIWNGLLDELDAGGHDVSSLRMVVIGGSACPPALMKAFEERHGLNVVHAWGMTETSPLGTFALPPVGLTPEEEWPYRVTQGIFPASVEARLIGPGGERMPHDGESAGELEVRGPWIAGAYFAGAGAEPERPEDKFSPDGWLRTGDVGTITADGYLTLTDRAKDVIKSGGEWISSVELENHLMAHPEVAEAAVVAVPDEKWGERPLATVVLRPGATVDLVGLRAFLAERVASWQLPERWSIVEAVPKTSVGKFDKKVIRARYAESALDVTLLGKG, from the coding sequence GTGTTCAGCACGATGCAGGACGTCCCGCTCACCGTCGCCCGGATTCTGCAGCACGGCAGCACCATCCACGGCCGGTCCACGGTCACCACCTGGGACGGGACCGGCCCGCAGGTCCGCAGCTACGCCGAGGTCGGCGCCCGCGCCGCCCAGCTCGCCCACGCCCTCCGGGACGAGCTCGGCGTGCCGGACGGGAGTGTCATAGCGACGTTGATGTGGAACAACGCCGAGCACCTCGAGGCGTACCTCGCCATCCCCTCGATGGGCTCGGTGCTGCACACCCTCAACCTGCGGCTGCCCGCCCACCAGCTGGCCTACATCGTCAACCACGCCGCCGACCAGGTGATCATCGTGGACGGCAGCGTGCTGCCGCTGCTCGCCGGGGTGTTGCCGGAGCTCGCCCCGACGCTGCGCCACGTCGTGGTGAACGGCCCGTACGACCCGGCGCTGCTCGCCGGCTTCGCCGGCGGGGTGCACGGGTACGAGGAGCTGATCGCCGACCGGCCCACCGAGTACCCGTGGCGCACCGACCTCGACGAGCGCGAGGCCGCCGCGATCTGCTACACCTCCGGCACCACCGGCGACCCCAAGGGCGTGGTCTACAGCCACCGCTCGATCTACCTGCACGCCATGCAGCTCACCTCGGCCGACAGTTTCGCGCTCTCCGGCCGGGACACCGCGCTGCCGGTGGTGCCGATGTTCCACGTGAACGCCTGGGGATTGCCGCACGCCTCCTTCATGGTCGGCGCCGACCTGCTGATGCCCGACCGCTTCCTCCAGCCCGCGCCGCTGGCCGCGATGATCGACCGCGTCCGCCCCACGCTGAGCGCCGCCGTGCCGACCATCTGGAACGGCCTGCTCGACGAGCTGGACGCCGGCGGCCACGACGTCTCCTCGCTGCGGATGGTCGTGATCGGCGGCTCGGCCTGCCCGCCCGCGCTGATGAAGGCCTTCGAGGAGCGGCACGGCCTCAACGTGGTGCACGCCTGGGGCATGACCGAGACCTCCCCGCTCGGCACCTTCGCCCTGCCGCCGGTCGGCCTGACGCCGGAGGAGGAGTGGCCGTACCGGGTCACCCAGGGCATCTTCCCCGCCTCGGTCGAGGCCCGGCTGATCGGCCCCGGCGGCGAGCGGATGCCGCACGACGGCGAGAGCGCCGGCGAGCTGGAGGTGCGCGGCCCGTGGATCGCCGGCGCCTACTTCGCCGGCGCGGGCGCCGAGCCCGAGCGGCCCGAGGACAAGTTCAGCCCGGACGGCTGGCTGCGCACCGGAGACGTGGGCACCATCACCGCCGACGGCTACCTGACCCTCACCGACCGGGCCAAGGACGTGATCAAGTCCGGCGGCGAGTGGATCTCCTCGGTGGAGCTGGAGAACCACCTGATGGCCCACCCCGAGGTGGCCGAGGCCGCCGTGGTCGCCGTCCCGGACGAGAAGTGGGGCGAGCGCCCGCTGGCCACCGTGGTGCTGCGCCCCGGCGCCACCGTCGACCTGGTCGGCCTGCGGGCCTTCCTGGCCGAGCGGGTCGCCTCCTGGCAGCTGCCCGAGCGCTGGTCGATCGTGGAGGCCGTCCCGAAGACCTCGGTGGGCAAGTTCGACAAGAAGGTGATCCGGGCCCGCTACGCCGAATCCGCCCTGGACGTCACCCTGCTGGGCAAGGGCTGA
- a CDS encoding PAS domain-containing protein — protein MSSRPIRGAARLAAILDALPDALLLVNSNGTVVDANQAAVQAMQAPGTSLVGRGVLDLLPEFDPSRIPGSMRPAPREPEGPDHPVRMTARRTDGSSFPVEVSGNDFTDDGAAAFGDRRYGFDPGGSTGSDLLLLLVRDLTGRLGVEAELRRQHKQTEMILRAAAEGVLGVDLDGRVVLVNPAAAHILDYRASELGGRELHPLVQHSHPDGSPAAVETSALMDTLHSGRKHRVRGAVLWRKDGHPVTVDLTTAPVRDGEQLVGAVMTFTDRTRELALIARNEHLTAVLESELGGALTALHRRIDALAGDPAGQLWPEANWTLRRLADECRRFSTLIEGVLDHQRSEDALETGRKPARRSPVGLDKIVQTAVEQAGELVGAGRVRYSVHAAALEVTADRDRLSQALAHLVADVSGVALSLDGPAAPVGEQLGVPALPPVGGDAPMVVLAAAQRGEAARIEIRGPGRVSSPVHLPIARAIVERHGGVLQRHELPRQAGTTYVVELPLDPAAVAKAAAEGQRTVPKETDTAMLPDLPEVPPRPEQSPVAGPDAPDEDTPPADPDPGSGGGGGGGNGGGGSGPGRPDRGGPDAGAADTRRPTGPIALGSGAPARPEGPAAPREGAAYANGDGSWAETGTPPHGTPAGPGAAARDPWAANGAHGATGDSTPAHGVPAGVAAGAPGAELRAGEGEARAGRRRRVAEPVAALSLPGVPDPGTPIYPGLEHALPATPPEPVAAPAVPPTGRRRRLALPAEASTGAQAAPDSPEQPDFPKQPDSPADQPQPVGSGLAELAPARPRGGFAGAFPHAFPEAQGANQTPALPVPSAPAGPAPAGPAPGASSDPATAPEPARPAARPLPPAHPPTLPAAGAAPQSPVDRPEAFPGQPYPPQPTTQPFAGDPQAAAARPGALPVPAGQPGPAAAGVRTPPRPMAELARSSAEVPENEATMVVPAVDGEARRLLVWPEPDPSTKLALQARGYRPVIVRSREEVDAQVAAYPAALFVDPLTGPITRTALQSLRTAALNSRVPVLVTAGLGQANRDAAYGADPAVLLRALAPRDSEQHAPRVLLVEADPDIAAALISSLERRGMHVEHATSENDAVSRASSVQPNLVVMDLMQIRRRRLGLLDWLRTNDRLHRTPLVVYTSVDLDPAELPRLRTGETVLFLAERSTTEDVQGRIVDLLGRIGALGEVSAAGL, from the coding sequence GTGAGCAGCAGGCCGATCCGAGGTGCTGCCCGCCTCGCCGCGATACTCGACGCCCTGCCCGACGCGCTGCTGCTGGTCAACAGCAACGGCACGGTGGTCGACGCGAACCAGGCCGCCGTCCAGGCGATGCAGGCTCCGGGGACCTCGCTGGTCGGCCGGGGTGTGCTGGACCTGCTGCCCGAGTTCGACCCGAGCCGGATCCCCGGCTCGATGCGGCCCGCCCCCCGCGAGCCGGAGGGCCCGGACCACCCGGTCCGGATGACCGCCCGCCGCACCGACGGCTCCTCCTTTCCGGTCGAGGTCTCCGGCAACGACTTCACCGACGACGGCGCCGCCGCCTTCGGCGACCGCCGCTACGGCTTCGACCCGGGCGGCTCCACCGGCTCCGACCTGCTCCTGCTGCTGGTCCGCGACCTCACCGGCCGGCTCGGCGTCGAGGCGGAGCTGCGCCGCCAGCACAAGCAGACCGAGATGATCCTGCGGGCCGCTGCCGAGGGCGTGCTCGGCGTGGACCTGGACGGCCGGGTGGTGCTGGTCAACCCCGCCGCCGCGCACATCCTCGACTACCGGGCCAGCGAGCTCGGCGGGCGCGAGCTGCACCCGCTGGTGCAGCACTCGCACCCGGACGGCAGCCCCGCCGCCGTGGAGACCTCCGCGCTGATGGACACCCTGCACTCGGGCCGCAAGCACCGGGTGCGCGGCGCGGTGCTCTGGCGCAAGGACGGCCACCCGGTGACGGTGGACCTCACCACCGCGCCGGTCCGGGACGGCGAGCAGCTGGTCGGCGCCGTGATGACCTTCACCGACCGCACCCGCGAGCTGGCCCTGATCGCCCGCAACGAGCACCTCACCGCCGTGCTGGAGAGCGAGCTCGGCGGCGCCCTGACCGCCCTGCACCGCCGGATCGACGCCCTCGCGGGCGACCCGGCCGGCCAGCTCTGGCCCGAGGCCAACTGGACGCTGCGGCGGCTCGCCGACGAGTGCCGCCGGTTCTCCACCCTGATAGAGGGCGTGCTCGACCACCAGCGCTCCGAGGACGCCCTGGAGACCGGCCGCAAGCCGGCCCGGCGCAGCCCGGTCGGCCTGGACAAGATCGTGCAGACCGCCGTCGAGCAGGCCGGCGAGCTGGTCGGGGCCGGCCGGGTCCGGTACTCGGTGCACGCCGCCGCCCTGGAGGTCACCGCCGACCGCGACCGGCTGTCCCAGGCGCTGGCCCACCTGGTGGCCGACGTCAGCGGCGTCGCCCTCTCGCTGGACGGCCCGGCCGCGCCGGTGGGCGAGCAGCTCGGCGTGCCCGCCCTGCCGCCGGTCGGCGGGGACGCCCCGATGGTGGTGCTCGCCGCCGCGCAGCGCGGCGAGGCCGCCCGGATCGAGATCCGCGGCCCCGGTCGGGTGAGCAGCCCCGTGCACCTGCCGATCGCCCGCGCCATCGTGGAGCGGCACGGCGGGGTGCTCCAGCGGCACGAACTGCCCCGGCAGGCCGGCACCACGTACGTGGTGGAGCTCCCGCTCGACCCGGCCGCCGTGGCCAAGGCCGCGGCGGAGGGGCAGCGCACCGTGCCCAAGGAGACCGACACCGCGATGCTCCCGGACCTCCCCGAGGTCCCGCCCCGCCCCGAGCAGTCGCCCGTGGCCGGCCCCGACGCCCCCGACGAGGACACCCCGCCCGCCGACCCCGACCCCGGCTCCGGTGGCGGTGGTGGCGGCGGCAACGGTGGCGGCGGCTCCGGCCCGGGCCGCCCCGACCGGGGCGGACCGGACGCGGGTGCGGCCGACACCCGGCGCCCCACCGGCCCGATCGCCCTCGGCAGCGGCGCCCCGGCCCGCCCCGAGGGCCCGGCCGCCCCCCGCGAGGGCGCCGCCTACGCCAACGGCGACGGCTCCTGGGCCGAGACCGGCACCCCGCCCCACGGCACCCCGGCCGGCCCCGGAGCGGCCGCCCGGGACCCCTGGGCCGCCAATGGCGCCCACGGCGCCACCGGTGACAGCACCCCCGCCCACGGGGTCCCCGCCGGAGTGGCCGCCGGTGCCCCCGGCGCCGAGCTGCGGGCCGGGGAGGGCGAGGCACGGGCCGGGCGGCGCCGCCGGGTGGCCGAACCGGTGGCGGCCCTGTCGCTGCCGGGGGTGCCCGATCCCGGGACGCCGATCTACCCCGGCCTGGAGCACGCGCTGCCCGCCACCCCGCCCGAACCGGTGGCCGCACCCGCCGTACCGCCCACCGGCCGCCGCCGCCGGCTGGCCCTCCCCGCCGAGGCCTCCACGGGCGCCCAGGCTGCCCCGGACTCCCCCGAGCAGCCGGACTTCCCCAAGCAGCCGGACTCCCCCGCCGATCAGCCCCAGCCCGTGGGCAGCGGCCTCGCCGAGCTGGCCCCGGCCCGCCCGCGCGGCGGCTTCGCCGGGGCGTTCCCGCACGCCTTCCCGGAGGCCCAGGGCGCCAACCAGACCCCGGCCCTCCCGGTCCCTTCAGCCCCCGCCGGTCCAGCCCCCGCCGGTCCGGCCCCCGGCGCCAGCAGCGACCCGGCCACCGCGCCCGAGCCGGCCCGCCCGGCCGCCCGGCCGCTGCCCCCCGCGCACCCGCCGACCCTCCCGGCCGCCGGTGCCGCCCCGCAGTCGCCGGTCGACCGGCCCGAGGCGTTCCCCGGTCAGCCGTACCCGCCGCAGCCCACCACCCAGCCGTTCGCCGGTGACCCGCAGGCCGCCGCCGCCCGCCCCGGGGCCCTCCCGGTGCCCGCCGGCCAGCCCGGTCCGGCTGCCGCCGGCGTGCGGACGCCGCCGCGGCCGATGGCCGAGCTGGCGCGGTCGAGCGCGGAGGTGCCGGAGAACGAGGCGACCATGGTGGTGCCCGCCGTGGACGGCGAGGCGCGGCGGCTGCTGGTCTGGCCGGAGCCGGATCCGTCCACCAAGCTCGCGCTGCAGGCCCGGGGGTACCGGCCGGTCATCGTCCGCTCCCGCGAGGAGGTGGACGCGCAGGTCGCGGCCTACCCGGCGGCGCTCTTCGTCGACCCGCTGACCGGGCCGATCACCCGCACCGCGCTCCAGTCGCTGCGCACGGCCGCGCTCAACAGCCGGGTGCCGGTGCTGGTCACGGCCGGGCTCGGGCAGGCCAACCGGGACGCCGCGTACGGCGCCGACCCCGCCGTGCTGCTGCGGGCACTCGCGCCGCGCGACAGCGAGCAGCACGCCCCCCGGGTGCTGCTGGTGGAGGCCGACCCGGACATCGCGGCGGCGCTGATCTCCAGCCTGGAGCGGCGCGGCATGCACGTGGAGCACGCGACCAGCGAGAACGACGCCGTCTCCCGGGCCAGCAGCGTGCAGCCGAACCTGGTGGTGATGGACCTGATGCAGATCCGCCGCCGCCGGCTCGGGCTGCTCGACTGGCTGCGCACCAACGACCGGCTGCACCGCACCCCGCTGGTCGTCTACACCTCGGTGGACCTCGACCCGGCGGAGCTGCCCCGGCTGCGCACCGGCGAGACGGTGCTCTTCCTCGCCGAGCGCTCGACCACCGAGGACGTGCAGGGCCGGATCGTCGACCTGCTCGGCCGGATCGGCGCCCTGGGCGAGGTCTCGGCCGCCGGTCTGTAA
- a CDS encoding glutathione S-transferase family protein, protein MSEDQTKPGETVSAAASKTAEHERAPQAFTDRITADGSSGRRVEAGRYRLIASWACPWAHRVILTRSLLGLQEAIPLAIVDPVQEFLDGDYQWVFSEEHGGPGGKDPVLGVHALREVYWAARPDYTGGISVPALVDVASGHLVSNDFEQLTRDLNSEWRQLARPDAPDIYPEALRADIDAVAQEIYQDVNVGVYRAGFAKSQATYDRAVDALFTRLDALEERLSTSRYLVGEQITEADLRLWPTLIRFDPVYHGHFKCNIRRISDYPALWGYTRDLYQTPGFTETVDFEHIKRHYYYTHEMVNPGRIIARGPDPAELLTPHGREKL, encoded by the coding sequence ATGAGCGAGGACCAGACCAAGCCCGGCGAGACGGTGTCCGCCGCCGCCTCCAAGACCGCCGAGCACGAGCGGGCGCCGCAGGCCTTCACCGACCGGATCACCGCCGACGGCTCCTCCGGCCGGCGGGTGGAGGCCGGCCGGTACCGGCTGATCGCCAGCTGGGCCTGCCCCTGGGCGCACCGGGTGATCCTCACCCGCAGCCTGCTCGGCCTCCAGGAGGCCATCCCGCTGGCCATCGTCGACCCCGTCCAGGAGTTCCTGGACGGCGACTACCAGTGGGTGTTCAGCGAGGAGCACGGCGGCCCGGGCGGTAAGGACCCGGTGCTCGGCGTGCACGCGCTGCGCGAGGTCTACTGGGCGGCCCGCCCCGACTACACCGGCGGCATCTCGGTGCCCGCCCTGGTCGACGTGGCCTCCGGCCACCTGGTCAGCAACGACTTCGAGCAGCTCACCCGGGACCTGAACTCCGAGTGGCGCCAACTGGCCCGCCCGGACGCCCCGGACATCTACCCCGAGGCGCTGCGGGCCGACATCGACGCGGTGGCCCAGGAGATCTACCAGGACGTCAACGTGGGCGTCTACCGGGCGGGCTTCGCCAAGAGCCAGGCCACCTACGACCGCGCGGTGGACGCCCTGTTCACCCGCCTCGACGCGCTGGAGGAGCGGCTGAGCACCAGCCGCTACCTGGTCGGCGAGCAGATCACCGAGGCCGACCTGCGGCTCTGGCCGACCCTGATCCGCTTCGACCCGGTCTACCACGGCCACTTCAAGTGCAACATCCGCCGGATCAGCGACTACCCCGCGCTCTGGGGCTACACCCGCGACCTCTACCAGACCCCCGGCTTCACCGAGACGGTGGACTTCGAGCACATCAAGCGGCACTACTACTACACCCACGAGATGGTGAACCCCGGCCGGATCATCGCCCGCGGCCCCGACCCGGCCGAGCTGCTCACCCCGCACGGGCGCGAGAAGCTCTGA
- a CDS encoding FAD-binding oxidoreductase: MTDLIDRLRQALPASAVVNDPDVLASYRHDMAGFCEAGEPAVLVLPETVEQVRHVLRTATELRSPVVPQGARTGLSGAANAVDGCILLSLLKLDRILEIDPVNRLAVVQPGVLNAELSRAVAEHGMAYPPDPSSWESCTIGGNIGTGAGGLCCVKYGTTSEYVLGLQVVLADGELISTGRRTAKGVAGYDLTRLLVGSEGTLGVVVEAVLGLRPAPAPQLALAAEFPSAAAACAAICAVSAAGLTPSLMELMDATTVRAVNAMARMGLPESTQALLLVAFDEADPTVGLTAVAELCRAAGATEVVPAEDQAESELLLQARRLALPALDALGTTMIDDVAVPRSRLAEMLAGVAEIAERHALTIGVVSHAGDGNTHPVVVFDAADPAETERAKTSFEEIMALGLELGGTITGEHGVGLLKRDWLARELGPAGLALQRRVKAAFDPLGILNPGKTL, translated from the coding sequence GTGACCGATCTCATCGACCGGCTGCGGCAGGCCCTCCCCGCCTCCGCCGTCGTCAACGACCCGGACGTACTGGCCAGTTACCGGCACGACATGGCGGGCTTCTGCGAGGCCGGGGAGCCCGCCGTGCTCGTGCTGCCCGAGACGGTCGAGCAGGTGCGGCACGTGCTGCGCACCGCCACCGAGCTGAGGAGCCCGGTGGTGCCGCAGGGCGCCCGCACCGGGCTCTCCGGGGCGGCCAACGCGGTGGACGGCTGCATCCTGCTCTCGCTGCTCAAGCTCGACCGGATCCTGGAGATCGACCCGGTGAACCGGCTGGCTGTGGTCCAACCCGGCGTGCTGAACGCCGAGTTGTCCCGGGCGGTGGCCGAGCACGGGATGGCCTACCCGCCCGATCCGTCCAGCTGGGAGTCCTGCACGATCGGCGGCAACATCGGCACCGGCGCGGGCGGGCTCTGCTGCGTCAAGTACGGCACCACCAGCGAGTACGTGCTCGGGCTCCAAGTGGTACTGGCTGACGGTGAGTTGATCAGCACCGGGCGGCGCACCGCGAAGGGGGTGGCCGGGTACGACCTGACCCGGCTGCTGGTCGGCTCGGAGGGCACCCTGGGCGTGGTGGTGGAGGCGGTGCTCGGCCTGCGCCCGGCCCCCGCGCCGCAGTTGGCGCTGGCGGCGGAGTTCCCGAGCGCGGCGGCGGCCTGCGCGGCGATCTGCGCCGTCTCGGCCGCCGGGCTCACCCCCTCGCTGATGGAGCTGATGGACGCCACCACCGTCCGGGCGGTCAACGCGATGGCCCGGATGGGCCTGCCGGAGTCCACCCAGGCACTGCTGCTGGTCGCCTTCGACGAGGCCGACCCGACGGTGGGCCTGACCGCCGTGGCCGAGCTCTGCCGGGCCGCCGGAGCCACCGAGGTGGTGCCGGCCGAAGACCAGGCCGAGTCGGAACTGCTGCTCCAGGCAAGGCGGTTGGCGCTGCCAGCGCTGGATGCCCTGGGCACCACGATGATCGACGACGTGGCGGTGCCGCGCTCCCGGCTGGCCGAGATGCTGGCCGGGGTGGCGGAGATCGCCGAGCGCCACGCGCTCACCATCGGGGTGGTCAGCCACGCGGGGGACGGCAACACCCACCCGGTGGTGGTCTTCGACGCGGCCGATCCGGCCGAGACCGAGCGGGCCAAGACCTCCTTCGAGGAGATCATGGCGCTCGGGCTGGAGCTGGGCGGCACCATCACCGGCGAGCACGGCGTCGGCCTGCTCAAACGGGACTGGCTGGCCCGGGAGTTGGGCCCGGCCGGGCTGGCGCTCCAGCGCCGGGTGAAGGCCGCCTTCGACCCGCTCGGCATCCTCAACCCGGGCAAGACCCTCTGA
- a CDS encoding FMN reductase, giving the protein MPKLVVISAGLSQPSSTRLLADQLAAETDRLLPSEIHTVELRDVAGDITNNLLTGYPSPKLRAEIEAVTAADALIAVTPVFSASYSGLFKSFFDVLDVGVLTDKPVLMGATGGSARHSLALEYALRPLFAYLRARVVPTAVFAASEDWGAGGGNGGLASRITRAAGELAELLGSRPERSAPVEELIPFEQQLAALRAPQR; this is encoded by the coding sequence ATGCCCAAGCTCGTCGTGATCAGTGCGGGGCTCAGCCAGCCCTCGTCCACCCGACTGCTGGCGGACCAGTTGGCCGCCGAGACCGACCGCCTGCTCCCCAGCGAGATCCACACCGTGGAGCTGCGTGACGTCGCCGGCGACATCACCAACAACCTGCTCACCGGCTATCCGAGCCCCAAGCTCCGGGCCGAGATCGAGGCGGTGACGGCGGCCGACGCACTGATCGCCGTCACCCCCGTCTTCTCGGCCTCCTACAGCGGCCTGTTCAAGTCCTTCTTCGACGTGCTGGACGTGGGCGTGCTGACCGACAAGCCGGTGCTGATGGGCGCCACCGGCGGCTCGGCCCGGCACTCGCTGGCCCTGGAGTACGCGCTGCGCCCGCTCTTCGCCTACCTGCGCGCCCGGGTGGTGCCCACCGCCGTCTTCGCCGCCTCCGAGGACTGGGGCGCCGGCGGCGGCAACGGCGGCCTGGCGAGCCGGATCACCCGGGCCGCCGGGGAGCTGGCCGAGCTGCTCGGCAGCCGGCCGGAACGATCGGCCCCGGTCGAGGAGTTGATCCCCTTCGAACAGCAGCTCGCCGCACTGCGCGCCCCGCAGCGCTGA